A single window of Syntrophus aciditrophicus SB DNA harbors:
- a CDS encoding substrate-binding domain-containing protein, giving the protein MKRLLNLLSVFILLFGLYGLVNADDIKRKEITRSMTLKKDLRFVIIPKVVHPWFDEVNKGALYQAELLEKQLGIKVTVDYMAPKSADVAEQNSILEKAASTGPDGIAIDPLVAIGNMPVIDKIRKQGITVIVFDSPSPKAGILSVGNDFTQQGVIAAERLVGLIGGTGKVAVMQGFPTAPNHKERYEAQIAVLKKYPSITIVDGGIDNDDIQTAKQQAKSVLASNPDLKGYLCCDASGPIGIAAAIKEAGRVGKVKAVGMDGIKPILEAIKQGALESSSSTIPRMQGSMSILMLWQASIGVPIPQRIDTGIDVITSDNVDYYLGLN; this is encoded by the coding sequence ATGAAAAGGCTTTTGAATTTATTGTCTGTCTTTATCCTCTTATTTGGACTATATGGACTGGTTAACGCTGACGATATTAAAAGAAAGGAGATAACCAGATCAATGACTCTCAAAAAGGACCTACGCTTTGTAATAATCCCTAAAGTAGTTCACCCTTGGTTTGATGAAGTAAATAAGGGTGCTCTATATCAAGCTGAATTACTTGAAAAACAACTGGGTATCAAAGTTACTGTCGATTATATGGCGCCGAAATCGGCTGACGTAGCTGAGCAGAACTCAATTCTTGAAAAGGCCGCATCAACTGGTCCCGATGGCATTGCCATCGATCCTCTTGTTGCCATCGGCAATATGCCAGTTATAGACAAAATCAGAAAACAAGGTATTACGGTTATTGTATTCGACTCTCCGTCTCCGAAAGCCGGGATTTTAAGTGTCGGGAACGACTTTACTCAGCAGGGAGTTATTGCTGCTGAACGTCTGGTTGGGTTGATCGGAGGAACTGGAAAGGTTGCTGTAATGCAAGGTTTTCCGACGGCACCAAACCATAAAGAACGTTATGAGGCACAAATCGCCGTATTGAAAAAATATCCCAGCATAACAATTGTTGATGGAGGCATTGACAATGACGATATTCAAACTGCAAAGCAACAGGCAAAATCTGTTCTTGCATCGAATCCTGACCTGAAAGGTTACTTGTGCTGTGACGCATCAGGTCCGATAGGCATTGCCGCAGCGATAAAGGAAGCCGGCAGGGTTGGTAAAGTAAAAGCTGTCGGTATGGATGGAATTAAACCGATACTTGAAGCAATAAAGCAAGGGGCACTAGAATCATCATCGTCAACCATTCCGAGAATGCAGGGCTCAATGTCGATTTTGATGTTATGGCAAGCTTCAATCGGTGTTCCAATTCCACAAAGAATTGATACGGGCATTGATGTGATAACCAGTGATAATGTTGATTATTATTTAGGTTTGAACTGA
- a CDS encoding GIY-YIG nuclease family protein, giving the protein MSKNYVYILECSDKTLYTGWTVNIEKRLQEHNSGKYGAKYTKSRRPVKLVHLEMVDSLSGVLKREAQIKKMSRAEKLQLIKQNPERM; this is encoded by the coding sequence ATGAGCAAAAACTACGTCTACATCCTGGAATGTTCCGATAAAACCCTGTACACAGGATGGACCGTTAACATAGAAAAACGGCTTCAGGAACATAACAGCGGCAAATACGGGGCAAAGTATACCAAATCACGGCGACCCGTTAAATTGGTCCATCTTGAAATGGTCGATAGTTTGTCGGGGGTCTTGAAGCGAGAGGCACAGATCAAAAAGATGTCTCGTGCGGAGAAGTTGCAGTTAATAAAACAAAACCCTGAAAGGATGTAA
- a CDS encoding nitrous oxide-stimulated promoter family protein: MGKHSFSRMVKRIERELKTVRIMIDLYCRHHHGTDKPCESCRGLLEYAMQRVLRCPFRKGKPVCAKCPIHCYKPDMREKIKTVMRFSGPKMIYSHPILAVRHLIDAQKQPPSLTGKGGK, translated from the coding sequence ATGGGAAAGCATAGTTTTTCAAGAATGGTGAAGAGAATAGAACGGGAACTCAAAACAGTCAGAATTATGATTGATCTATACTGCCGGCATCATCATGGTACCGATAAACCTTGCGAATCCTGCCGGGGATTACTTGAATATGCCATGCAGAGGGTTCTCCGGTGCCCCTTCAGGAAGGGCAAACCGGTGTGCGCCAAATGTCCGATCCATTGCTATAAACCGGATATGAGGGAAAAGATCAAAACAGTCATGCGATTTTCCGGACCAAAGATGATCTACTCCCATCCGATTCTTGCAGTAAGACATTTGATCGATGCACAGAAACAGCCTCCGAGTTTGACCGGCAAGGGTGGAAAGTAA
- a CDS encoding DUF6933 domain-containing protein — MARKIGVTPSLALPSDKEKNALIYWSANLFKAKHTQYMILRNTASLYSMVMYGRGITNEKQFVQETLSTMKEFITLDGNEMFFNMINELEDKNVLLSKMTDRRVTGSINNLIFQTKFHLLHDRKSSLEAPFRLNESSMSYLSYKSPKDEFLKLLFVDGKA; from the coding sequence TTGGCCAGGAAAATTGGAGTCACACCTTCACTTGCTCTTCCATCCGACAAGGAGAAAAATGCCTTGATATACTGGAGTGCTAATCTATTCAAAGCCAAGCACACCCAATATATGATCCTGCGAAACACAGCATCTCTATACTCCATGGTTATGTATGGACGAGGAATTACCAACGAGAAACAGTTTGTTCAAGAAACCTTGTCCACTATGAAAGAGTTTATAACCTTGGATGGGAATGAGATGTTCTTTAATATGATTAATGAGTTAGAAGATAAAAACGTCCTGTTGTCCAAAATGACTGACCGGCGAGTAACGGGTTCAATTAATAATCTGATATTTCAGACAAAATTCCATCTCCTTCACGACCGGAAATCGTCACTTGAGGCCCCATTTCGACTGAATGAATCCTCGATGTCTTATCTGAGCTACAAGAGTCCGAAAGATGAGTTCCTGAAACTGCTGTTTGTGGATGGGAAAGCATAG
- a CDS encoding NUDIX hydrolase, whose protein sequence is MKYPIPIVRLIIPDSEGKVLILKRYQSEYAAGQWCLPGGKVDYGSTVEETAVKELHEETALTCTSMKFLFYQDSLPFAEGKMHCLNLYLECAVKGEILLNEESCDYACIGPSELKRYEIAFRHDLGLIRYWQEIIKA, encoded by the coding sequence ATGAAATACCCTATACCTATCGTTCGATTGATCATACCGGATTCAGAAGGAAAGGTATTGATCCTGAAACGATACCAAAGTGAATATGCGGCTGGACAATGGTGTCTTCCGGGTGGAAAAGTGGATTATGGCAGCACCGTAGAAGAAACAGCTGTAAAAGAACTTCACGAAGAAACTGCCTTGACTTGCACGTCAATGAAATTCCTTTTTTACCAGGATAGCCTGCCGTTCGCAGAAGGAAAAATGCATTGTCTCAATCTGTATTTGGAATGCGCCGTGAAGGGAGAGATTCTATTAAATGAGGAATCGTGTGATTATGCCTGTATCGGACCTTCAGAACTGAAACGGTATGAAATCGCATTCCGTCATGATCTTGGCCTGATTCGATACTGGCAGGAAATTATCAAAGCATAA
- a CDS encoding putative quinol monooxygenase: MITVIAKLPIMEGKREEALGEFKTLMAKVAKEEGTVLYCLNREKNNPNILVMVEQYRDEDAFNFHSSTPYFKEFFPRLESWVSGEPEVLILEEISRT, translated from the coding sequence ATGATTACGGTTATTGCCAAACTGCCAATTATGGAAGGAAAAAGGGAGGAAGCCTTGGGAGAATTTAAAACATTGATGGCGAAGGTGGCCAAGGAAGAGGGAACCGTTCTGTATTGCCTGAACCGAGAGAAGAACAATCCGAACATTTTAGTTATGGTGGAACAATACAGAGATGAGGATGCTTTTAATTTTCATTCATCCACTCCGTATTTTAAAGAATTTTTCCCAAGACTTGAATCGTGGGTCTCAGGAGAGCCGGAAGTCCTCATATTGGAAGAGATAAGCAGGACCTGA
- the istB gene encoding IS21-like element helper ATPase IstB → MMMEPTLTKLHRMKLSGMAEALTEQSKSTQYSGLSFEERIGLLVDREMTVRDNRRLTKLLKSARLRYSHACPEEINFRTPRGLSREVILSLIQNDWITEKQNVIITGPTGSGKTFIACTLANSACRNGHSAHYIRLPRLLQELNIARGDGSYGKLLARLARYALLIIDDWGLAKLNDKERRDLLEVLEDRHGFTSTLVSSQIPTEKWHNIIGDPTIADAVLDRLIHNAHIITMKG, encoded by the coding sequence ATGATGATGGAGCCCACGTTGACGAAACTTCACCGGATGAAACTCTCCGGCATGGCCGAGGCACTCACCGAGCAGAGTAAGAGCACACAGTACTCCGGACTTTCCTTCGAGGAGCGAATCGGGCTCCTCGTCGACCGGGAGATGACAGTCCGGGACAACCGTCGTCTTACAAAACTCCTGAAGAGCGCAAGGCTGCGTTATTCCCATGCCTGCCCCGAAGAAATCAACTTCCGGACGCCGCGGGGGCTTTCCAGAGAAGTCATCCTTTCCCTGATACAAAACGACTGGATAACGGAAAAACAGAACGTGATCATCACGGGTCCTACCGGCAGCGGCAAGACCTTCATTGCCTGTACCCTTGCCAACAGTGCCTGCCGAAACGGTCACAGCGCCCATTACATCCGGTTGCCCAGGTTGCTTCAGGAACTTAATATTGCCCGCGGTGACGGCAGTTACGGAAAACTCCTTGCCCGTCTCGCTCGATATGCCCTGCTGATCATCGATGACTGGGGGTTGGCAAAACTCAATGACAAGGAACGAAGAGATCTCCTGGAGGTTCTTGAAGATCGCCACGGCTTCACGTCCACCCTCGTCTCCAGTCAGATTCCAACGGAGAAATGGCATAACATCATTGGAGACCCGACCATTGCCGACGCAGTACTGGACAGGCTGATCCACAATGCACACATCATCACCATGAAAGGATAA
- a CDS encoding IS256 family transposase, with amino-acid sequence MENNDRDYWEKQVKEEAKNVLELIIREGACRMLQAAIENEVSEYIDRFKNEKDSRNRRLVVRNGSLPEREIVTGIGPLKLKQPRIHDKREDQLFTSNILPRYMRRIPSVDALIPALYLKGISTGDFSKVLESILGKNASGLSATNIVRLKRLWEQDYKDWARRDLSSKRYVYFWADGIYFNVRLEDAENKRQCILIIMGTLENGKKELVSILDGYRESKQAWQEMLGDLKHRGLKEGPKLAVGDGGLGFWAALREEFPETIEQRCWVHKTANILDKMPKSIQPRAKVHIRDMYMAPTKEEALKAFHHFLSQYQAKYERACNCLEKDTNSLFAFYDFPAEHWRHIRSTNPIESTFATVRLRTNRTKGCGSRLATLTMVFKLAMEAEKTWQRIKGHQLIGKVIEGIRFVDGLIMQEAA; translated from the coding sequence GTGGAGAATAATGACCGCGATTATTGGGAAAAGCAAGTTAAAGAAGAAGCAAAGAACGTCCTGGAACTGATTATCCGAGAAGGAGCCTGCCGGATGTTGCAGGCGGCGATTGAGAACGAAGTAAGCGAGTACATTGACCGCTTTAAGAATGAAAAAGACTCCAGGAACAGGCGGTTAGTTGTGAGAAACGGTTCCTTGCCTGAAAGAGAGATCGTAACAGGTATCGGCCCCTTAAAGCTAAAACAGCCCAGGATTCATGACAAAAGAGAAGATCAGCTTTTTACGAGCAATATTCTGCCGAGATATATGCGCCGGATTCCCTCGGTTGATGCCTTAATCCCAGCACTGTATCTTAAAGGAATCTCCACGGGAGATTTCAGCAAGGTGCTGGAATCCATATTGGGGAAGAATGCATCGGGGCTTTCCGCGACCAATATCGTCCGGCTGAAGAGGCTCTGGGAGCAGGATTATAAAGACTGGGCCAGACGAGATCTTTCCTCCAAACGATATGTTTATTTCTGGGCAGACGGCATTTACTTCAATGTTCGTTTGGAAGATGCCGAGAATAAGCGGCAATGCATCCTGATCATTATGGGAACATTGGAAAACGGGAAGAAAGAACTCGTCTCCATTCTCGATGGCTATCGGGAAAGCAAACAAGCCTGGCAGGAGATGCTGGGCGATCTCAAGCACAGGGGTCTTAAAGAAGGTCCCAAGTTGGCAGTGGGCGATGGAGGTCTGGGATTCTGGGCAGCCCTGCGGGAGGAATTTCCGGAAACAATAGAGCAACGTTGCTGGGTTCATAAGACTGCTAATATTCTGGATAAGATGCCCAAGAGTATTCAGCCGAGAGCCAAGGTGCATATCCGGGACATGTACATGGCGCCAACAAAAGAGGAAGCCCTCAAGGCCTTTCATCATTTTCTGTCACAGTATCAGGCGAAATATGAAAGGGCTTGCAACTGCTTAGAGAAGGATACGAACAGTCTTTTCGCGTTTTATGATTTCCCCGCAGAGCACTGGCGTCATATCCGGTCTACCAATCCTATTGAATCCACTTTTGCCACGGTCAGGCTGCGCACAAATCGGACAAAAGGCTGTGGATCACGGTTAGCAACGCTGACCATGGTTTTCAAGCTGGCAATGGAAGCGGAAAAAACCTGGCAGAGAATCAAAGGGCATCAACTTATCGGAAAGGTCATTGAAGGAATCCGGTTTGTTGACGGCCTCATCATGCAAGAAGCGGCTTAA
- a CDS encoding TetR/AcrR family transcriptional regulator, with the protein MTDKNTRELLLDAATTLFAEQGIAATTMAEIAASVGVNPAMIHYYFKTRDSLLDTIIEERIGRIIDMIWEPVTGEEDDPLIMVRDLVNRIVNTCETMLWLPSLWIREIVNEGGALREKMLNNIPIDKMNKFSAKIAEGQKQGVINSGIDSRLLIGSIIGLTMLPLATAKLRDQIPTMKGLSSEDIVCHVTALLFTGLTNPSNSDDIKKQRT; encoded by the coding sequence ATGACTGATAAGAATACACGAGAGCTACTTCTTGATGCAGCTACTACCCTCTTTGCAGAGCAGGGTATCGCAGCGACGACAATGGCAGAAATTGCAGCAAGTGTCGGTGTCAACCCGGCAATGATCCATTATTACTTTAAAACTCGTGATTCTCTGCTGGATACGATCATCGAAGAAAGAATAGGTCGTATCATTGACATGATCTGGGAGCCGGTTACCGGAGAAGAAGATGATCCTCTTATTATGGTAAGGGATCTGGTAAACAGAATCGTCAACACCTGCGAAACGATGCTTTGGCTTCCTTCTTTATGGATTAGAGAAATTGTCAACGAAGGAGGAGCTCTTCGAGAAAAGATGCTAAATAACATTCCCATAGATAAGATGAATAAATTTAGTGCGAAAATAGCTGAAGGTCAGAAGCAGGGAGTCATAAATTCCGGTATCGATTCGCGACTGCTTATCGGGTCAATCATCGGATTGACTATGCTTCCGTTGGCAACAGCAAAACTTCGGGATCAGATTCCCACAATGAAGGGACTTAGCAGTGAGGACATCGTTTGCCATGTTACCGCATTGCTTTTTACTGGACTCACAAATCCTTCAAACAGTGATGATATAAAAAAGCAGAGGACATGA
- a CDS encoding OmpA family protein — MMDNQEKDMRNALGASDAAAVTREGNLLAVTFKGDVTFDTNSAEIRPDLYFEIDRVAGVLKQYPDTFIRVEGYTDSKGSDTYNMDLSKRRANAVKNLLVQRGVAENRIEVVGFGETMPVATNDTEAGRQKNRRVEIKIAQQTQAKPQ; from the coding sequence ATGATGGACAATCAGGAAAAGGACATGCGTAACGCTTTGGGCGCCTCAGATGCCGCAGCCGTTACCAGGGAAGGCAACCTTCTGGCAGTTACCTTCAAAGGCGATGTCACCTTTGATACGAACTCGGCAGAGATCAGGCCTGATCTTTACTTTGAAATAGACCGCGTTGCAGGCGTTCTTAAGCAATACCCCGACACTTTCATCAGGGTGGAGGGTTATACCGACAGCAAAGGTTCCGATACATATAACATGGACCTTTCAAAACGACGTGCCAACGCAGTAAAGAATTTACTGGTTCAGCGTGGCGTAGCAGAAAACCGCATTGAGGTGGTTGGTTTTGGAGAAACTATGCCTGTTGCAACCAATGATACAGAGGCAGGACGCCAGAAGAACAGAAGAGTAGAAATTAAGATTGCACAGCAAACACAGGCTAAGCCTCAATAG
- a CDS encoding acetate--CoA ligase family protein: MKYFLEPESVAMIGTPRQTGPDTYNGVEMMLRYGYQGRIYPINPKADEICGLRAFPSITEVPETVNLVIISMGRDQVVAAFKECIQSGVKRVMIVSQGFADADPHGEKLQNEIVRLARESGIRVVGPNTLGILNNFRNFSTSFVDLIKPKKIPPVSLIAQTGMIQVASHNLAYHDWGKALDIGNACDVDFVDALEYFGADPETRVIVVHMEGIIRGREFLKAASRISPDKPIIIFKTGRTTAGAKAALSHTASLTGEDEIAEAAFNRAGLIRVKNGSELKDAIRSFIQFEDMEGPRLGVLTPTGAGGIMATDACEDFGLKIAELPEGLPDKLKKGIPDWVHIGNPIDIWPVGMLGGGYSQAYRTALMELLKSPKVDGVLGVTVSVDSPLHKNIDIVEAVAAARRESGSRKPIAMWVYGSGTDDTVERLEPATDNVACFESVERAAQGLSFCYRYHQLRKREISSQRSFPYDHEQAESLLQKGRGRKILLGEDALALLAAFGIHVSRGKIARNWKEIKEAADELSYPLVLKLSGEAFLHKSDWGGVMTGIRNKKELREAFQGMKEKVNDRNPAVKIGFHVQEQVGGKELLVGLKLDAQFGHILACGYGGIYTEVFKDVSRELVPVGRPEAEKMISSLKIYPLLKGVRGEACVDWEGLLETLERVSFLATEVPDIKELDINPLMADASGCVAVDARIVW, encoded by the coding sequence ATGAAATATTTTTTGGAGCCGGAATCTGTAGCCATGATCGGAACACCCAGACAAACGGGCCCGGACACGTACAATGGAGTAGAAATGATGCTCCGCTACGGCTACCAGGGACGCATCTATCCGATCAACCCGAAAGCCGATGAAATCTGTGGTCTCAGGGCATTTCCCTCCATAACCGAAGTGCCGGAGACGGTAAACCTGGTGATTATCTCCATGGGTCGGGACCAGGTGGTTGCTGCTTTTAAAGAGTGCATTCAATCCGGTGTGAAGCGGGTGATGATCGTCAGCCAGGGTTTTGCCGATGCCGATCCGCATGGGGAGAAGCTCCAGAACGAGATCGTTCGGCTGGCTCGCGAGAGCGGCATACGGGTTGTCGGCCCCAACACACTGGGAATTCTGAACAATTTCCGTAATTTCTCGACCAGCTTTGTCGATCTCATCAAACCGAAGAAGATTCCGCCGGTGTCGTTGATCGCCCAGACGGGTATGATCCAGGTGGCCTCGCACAACCTCGCCTATCATGACTGGGGAAAGGCACTCGATATTGGGAATGCCTGTGATGTGGATTTTGTCGACGCGTTGGAATATTTCGGAGCCGATCCGGAAACCCGGGTTATCGTGGTGCACATGGAAGGCATCATCCGGGGAAGGGAATTCCTGAAAGCAGCCTCCCGGATATCCCCTGACAAACCGATCATCATTTTCAAAACCGGAAGGACTACGGCCGGTGCCAAGGCCGCCCTCTCCCATACGGCTTCTCTTACCGGGGAGGACGAAATCGCTGAGGCTGCCTTCAACCGCGCCGGCCTCATTCGCGTGAAAAATGGTTCCGAACTGAAAGATGCCATCCGTTCTTTTATACAGTTTGAAGATATGGAGGGGCCACGACTGGGAGTCCTGACCCCCACCGGAGCGGGAGGGATCATGGCAACGGATGCCTGTGAAGATTTCGGATTGAAGATTGCGGAATTGCCTGAGGGCCTTCCCGATAAGCTGAAAAAGGGGATACCGGACTGGGTTCACATCGGCAATCCTATCGACATCTGGCCTGTGGGCATGCTCGGGGGCGGTTACTCTCAGGCTTACAGAACCGCCCTGATGGAATTGCTGAAATCGCCGAAGGTCGATGGTGTTTTGGGGGTGACGGTAAGCGTGGATTCCCCCCTTCACAAAAATATTGACATTGTCGAGGCGGTTGCAGCCGCCCGGCGGGAAAGCGGCAGTCGGAAACCAATTGCCATGTGGGTCTATGGTTCGGGAACCGACGACACTGTGGAGCGCCTTGAACCCGCCACCGACAATGTCGCCTGCTTCGAATCCGTCGAGCGGGCTGCGCAGGGCCTGTCGTTTTGTTACCGCTACCATCAGCTCAGAAAACGGGAAATCTCCTCCCAGCGGAGTTTCCCTTATGACCACGAGCAGGCCGAATCGCTGTTGCAGAAGGGAAGAGGGCGTAAGATCCTGCTTGGAGAGGATGCCCTTGCCCTGCTGGCCGCTTTCGGGATTCACGTATCGCGGGGAAAGATCGCACGAAACTGGAAAGAAATCAAAGAAGCGGCCGACGAACTGTCTTATCCACTTGTCCTGAAGTTGTCAGGCGAAGCCTTTCTTCACAAAAGCGACTGGGGGGGGGTAATGACCGGGATTCGCAATAAAAAGGAGCTTCGTGAGGCCTTTCAGGGGATGAAAGAAAAGGTAAATGATCGCAATCCAGCGGTGAAAATCGGTTTCCATGTGCAGGAACAGGTCGGGGGAAAGGAACTCCTCGTTGGTCTCAAACTTGACGCACAGTTCGGCCATATCCTTGCCTGCGGATACGGAGGCATATACACGGAGGTCTTCAAGGACGTCAGCCGCGAACTCGTACCTGTTGGAAGGCCGGAGGCCGAAAAAATGATTTCGTCTCTGAAGATCTATCCTTTGCTGAAGGGCGTGCGTGGTGAAGCCTGTGTGGATTGGGAAGGGCTTCTGGAAACCCTGGAAAGGGTTTCTTTCCTGGCCACGGAGGTCCCGGACATCAAGGAACTGGACATCAATCCTCTGATGGCCGATGCCTCAGGCTGCGTGGCTGTCGATGCGCGGATTGTCTGGTAA
- a CDS encoding PH domain-containing protein yields the protein MEGLIGGQMGLLSMQELVDNIRKEYAPLLVDGEDVTKVFRLHNEMIVFTNKRLILVDQAVTGKKAAYITVPYSQISAFAKVSTGLLDLEAKLKIWIHGNPKPIVKEFKKDSNVNEVYQLLSQVTLG from the coding sequence ATGGAAGGGTTGATCGGCGGACAAATGGGACTGCTATCCATGCAGGAACTGGTGGACAACATCAGGAAGGAATACGCGCCACTCCTCGTAGATGGCGAGGACGTCACTAAGGTCTTCAGGCTGCATAACGAAATGATCGTCTTCACGAACAAGCGGCTTATCCTTGTAGACCAGGCAGTAACGGGGAAAAAGGCCGCATACATAACAGTTCCCTATTCCCAGATTTCTGCCTTTGCTAAGGTGAGTACCGGTCTTCTCGACCTCGAAGCGAAACTGAAGATCTGGATCCACGGAAATCCAAAACCCATCGTCAAGGAATTCAAGAAAGACAGCAATGTCAATGAGGTTTATCAACTGCTGAGTCAGGTCACCTTAGGTTGA
- a CDS encoding glutamine--tRNA ligase/YqeY domain fusion protein — protein sequence MQPTTSNPSDFIRDIIDEDLRTNKHGGRVATRFPPEPNGYIHIGHAKSVCLNFGIASQYQGTCNLRMDDTDPMGESMEFVESIIHDVHWLGFHWQDRLFYASDYFEQLYSFAVELIKSGSAYVCSLSPDEIREHRGTFTEPGKESPYRNRSVEENLDLFSRMRAGEFADGAHVLRAKIDMASSNIVMRDPIIYRIKREPHYRTGSNWVIYPMYDFAHCLSDALEGITYSICTLEFENNRPLYDWFVERLIEGSRPRQIEFARLNLSYTVLSKRRLIELVTQKHVQGWDDPRMPTVAGMRRRGYTPEAIRTFCADIGVAKNDNLIDISLLEHCVREDLNAHAPRALCVLRPLRVVIDNYPEDQVEEIECANHPQNPGMGTRMLPFSRELYIERDDFMEDPPKKYHRLGPGREVRLRNAYIIKYESMVKDEKTGEVSELHCTYDPETRNAPPADGHKVQGVIHWVSARHAVPAQVRLYDRLFSIEDPGNEEDFMKFLNPGSLEILTTCYAESSLKNAEAGNKYQFERLGYFCVDPEASAGKPVFNRIVPLRDSWTKTAGVKKD from the coding sequence ATGCAACCGACGACCTCAAACCCCAGTGATTTTATCCGGGACATCATCGATGAAGACCTGCGGACAAACAAACACGGCGGCCGTGTTGCCACCCGTTTCCCGCCGGAGCCGAACGGCTACATCCATATCGGTCACGCCAAGTCGGTATGCCTCAACTTCGGGATTGCCTCGCAATACCAGGGAACCTGCAATCTCCGGATGGACGATACAGACCCGATGGGCGAATCCATGGAATTCGTGGAATCGATCATCCACGATGTGCACTGGCTGGGATTTCACTGGCAGGACCGTCTCTTTTATGCCTCCGATTATTTCGAGCAGCTTTATTCCTTCGCTGTTGAGCTCATCAAAAGCGGCAGCGCCTATGTCTGCAGTCTGAGTCCTGACGAGATTCGGGAACATCGAGGAACATTCACGGAACCGGGCAAGGAAAGCCCCTATCGAAACCGTTCCGTAGAAGAGAATCTGGACCTCTTTTCACGGATGCGGGCCGGCGAGTTCGCCGACGGCGCCCATGTCCTGCGGGCAAAAATCGATATGGCTTCTTCGAATATAGTCATGCGGGATCCGATCATCTATCGCATTAAACGGGAGCCTCACTACAGGACTGGATCAAACTGGGTCATTTATCCCATGTACGACTTCGCCCACTGCCTCTCCGACGCTTTGGAAGGAATCACCTATTCAATTTGCACCCTTGAATTCGAAAACAACCGTCCCCTGTACGACTGGTTCGTAGAGAGACTGATCGAAGGCTCGCGCCCGCGGCAGATCGAATTCGCCCGCCTTAATCTGAGCTATACTGTGCTCAGCAAGCGGCGGCTCATTGAACTGGTAACCCAAAAGCATGTTCAGGGCTGGGATGATCCCCGCATGCCGACGGTTGCAGGCATGCGTCGCAGGGGCTACACACCTGAAGCCATCCGGACATTCTGTGCCGATATCGGCGTGGCCAAAAACGATAATCTGATTGATATATCCCTGCTGGAACACTGCGTCCGCGAGGATCTCAATGCCCATGCGCCAAGGGCATTATGCGTCCTGCGGCCTCTGCGGGTTGTGATCGATAATTATCCTGAAGATCAGGTCGAAGAGATTGAGTGCGCCAACCATCCGCAAAATCCCGGGATGGGAACGCGGATGCTTCCCTTTTCCAGGGAGCTTTATATCGAACGAGACGACTTTATGGAAGATCCACCGAAAAAATATCACCGTCTTGGACCGGGACGGGAAGTCCGTCTCAGAAATGCTTACATCATCAAATATGAAAGCATGGTGAAAGACGAGAAAACCGGCGAAGTCAGCGAGCTCCACTGCACCTATGATCCAGAGACCCGCAACGCGCCGCCAGCGGACGGACACAAGGTTCAAGGAGTCATTCACTGGGTTTCGGCACGGCACGCTGTACCTGCCCAGGTAAGATTGTACGACCGGCTGTTTAGCATCGAGGATCCGGGAAACGAAGAAGATTTTATGAAATTCCTGAATCCCGGCTCTCTGGAGATCCTGACAACCTGCTATGCAGAATCGAGCCTGAAAAATGCGGAAGCGGGGAACAAATATCAGTTTGAAAGACTGGGGTATTTTTGTGTTGATCCGGAGGCCTCAGCCGGCAAGCCTGTTTTTAACCGCATCGTTCCGCTGAGGGATTCATGGACCAAGACAGCCGGTGTAAAGAAGGATTAG